In the Nostoc commune NIES-4072 genome, one interval contains:
- a CDS encoding DUF433 domain-containing protein gives MMSQSAIITASPDVMSGTPVFAGTRVPVQTLLDYLKAGDSIDDFLEGFPTVKREQVIAFLEAAQAQIVKLVA, from the coding sequence ATAATGAGTCAGTCAGCAATCATTACCGCATCGCCAGATGTGATGAGTGGTACGCCAGTCTTCGCAGGAACGCGAGTACCTGTGCAAACCCTGCTGGATTATTTGAAGGCGGGAGATTCCATTGATGATTTTCTAGAGGGATTTCCCACAGTGAAGCGAGAACAGGTGATTGCTTTTCTGGAAGCCGCACAAGCGCAGATTGTGAAGCTGGTTGCATAG
- a CDS encoding DUF5615 family PIN-like protein has translation MNILIDECIDRRLARQLSGHIVKTVPQMGWAGIKDGELLRLAEIEFDVFITVDRNLPFQQNLAILDLAVLVLQAPSNRLADIEVLIPKILAIVDTVPKGTATVVSE, from the coding sequence GTGAATATTTTGATTGACGAGTGTATTGACCGAAGACTGGCAAGGCAGTTGTCTGGACACATTGTTAAAACGGTGCCGCAGATGGGTTGGGCTGGCATCAAAGATGGAGAACTTTTGCGTTTAGCCGAAATTGAGTTTGACGTGTTTATTACGGTAGATCGGAATCTGCCATTTCAGCAAAATTTGGCAATTCTAGATTTAGCTGTTTTGGTGTTGCAAGCACCATCGAATCGATTAGCAGATATAGAAGTGCTGATTCCTAAAATTTTGGCAATTGTTGACACCGTACCAAAGGGTACAGCAACGGTAGTGAGTGAATAA
- a CDS encoding nuclear transport factor 2 family protein, translated as MDATHKAQVIDNEKKLLLAMKTNNVELLDQLLHDELLFNGPSGETATKAMDLENYRSGNINLHTLESSDLMLNMVGDDVVVAVTVEILGNYLGQEIDGKFRYLRVWKLFENNWKVIAGSVVTLSTDN; from the coding sequence ATGGATGCCACCCACAAAGCCCAGGTCATCGATAACGAGAAAAAACTCCTCTTAGCAATGAAAACCAATAACGTGGAACTTTTGGATCAACTGCTTCACGATGAGCTTCTGTTTAACGGGCCTAGTGGCGAAACGGCAACCAAAGCGATGGATCTGGAAAATTACCGTTCGGGAAACATCAACCTGCATACACTTGAATCAAGTGATCTAATGCTAAACATGGTCGGAGACGACGTTGTTGTTGCCGTCACGGTAGAGATACTAGGAAACTATTTAGGGCAAGAAATTGATGGCAAATTCCGCTATCTCAGGGTTTGGAAGCTATTTGAAAACAACTGGAAAGTGATTGCAGGAAGCGTGGTTACGTTAAGCACCGACAACTGA
- a CDS encoding tyrosine-type recombinase/integrase: MKVDGNGQGKILTQDELKRLFTEGFLTPRDRALFGICLFTGCRVSEALALQTTDIKSGAITFRKSTTKGKHKTRIVDIPPALAAMLGEYQLKPGAMFPGMRGVTERLTRFMADKILRDACKRIGVEGVSTHSFRRTALTQMSSAGIPLRTIQEISGHSDLGTLQRYLEVTPEQKRKAVSVIGF, from the coding sequence ATGAAAGTAGACGGCAACGGACAAGGCAAAATATTAACCCAAGACGAACTAAAGCGATTATTCACGGAGGGATTTCTCACTCCCCGCGATCGCGCTCTGTTTGGAATTTGCCTGTTCACTGGTTGTCGCGTATCAGAAGCACTAGCACTCCAGACGACTGATATCAAATCTGGTGCTATCACTTTTCGCAAGTCTACCACCAAAGGCAAGCATAAAACCCGGATTGTGGACATCCCACCAGCACTAGCCGCAATGCTAGGCGAGTACCAACTAAAACCGGGGGCAATGTTCCCAGGTATGCGCGGTGTAACTGAACGTCTGACCCGATTCATGGCAGACAAGATTTTACGAGATGCCTGCAAGCGGATTGGGGTTGAGGGAGTCAGCACCCATTCGTTTAGGCGAACTGCCCTCACGCAGATGTCGAGCGCCGGGATACCTTTGAGAACTATTCAAGAAATTTCAGGTCACAGTGACCTGGGGACATTGCAGCGTTATCTGGAGGTTACGCCAGAGCAGAAGCGAAAGGCGGTTTCGGTGATTGGGTTTTAG